The following proteins are encoded in a genomic region of Thiomicrospira sp. R3:
- the nuoN gene encoding NADH-quinone oxidoreductase subunit NuoN yields MNFVIPDFTPAVPEMVLLALTSFILIADTFWSERYKYATYYATQATLVIVGLLILFSFTSETTVTFNESFVRDAFADVLKIFIVIVSIGVFLFSKEYLKNNDFYQGEFFTLGLFAVLGMFVMVSAYNFITLFVGLEIMSLAMYAMIAMQRDSSKATEAAIKYFVLGALATGLLLYGLSMIYGATGTLTIPEVKAVIEAGKANSTVLAFGVVFIVIGLGFKLGAVPFHMWVPDVYDGAPTAVTLFIAAAPKIAAFAIVYRLLVDGMPGLVVDWQQLLVIMAILSMVVGTVIALAQTNFKRLLAYSGIAHIGFLLLGFIAATPEGYSAAMFYVLVYAITSVAAFGMILALSRKGLEFDQIKDFAGMNKRNPWLAAMMLIIMFSMAGVPPFIGFYAKLVVLEEVIAAGFTWLAIIGVITAIAGAFYYLRVIKVMYFDTAEQDTPLAASTKEMSVAVSVYSLSLLVLGIMPAWLMTVAYNSLLM; encoded by the coding sequence ATGAATTTTGTTATTCCAGATTTTACCCCCGCAGTTCCAGAAATGGTGCTGTTAGCTTTGACCTCATTTATCTTGATTGCAGATACTTTTTGGTCTGAGCGCTATAAATATGCGACCTATTATGCAACGCAAGCCACATTAGTAATTGTAGGCTTGCTTATATTGTTTAGTTTTACCTCAGAAACAACGGTTACTTTCAACGAAAGCTTCGTACGTGATGCCTTTGCAGATGTTTTAAAGATTTTTATTGTTATTGTTTCTATAGGTGTGTTTTTGTTTTCAAAGGAATACCTCAAAAACAATGATTTTTACCAAGGCGAATTTTTTACATTAGGCTTGTTCGCCGTTTTAGGTATGTTTGTTATGGTTTCTGCCTATAACTTCATTACCTTGTTTGTTGGTTTAGAAATCATGTCATTAGCGATGTATGCGATGATTGCAATGCAACGTGACTCATCAAAAGCCACTGAAGCCGCGATTAAATACTTTGTTCTTGGTGCATTGGCAACCGGTCTGTTGCTCTATGGCCTGTCAATGATTTATGGCGCGACCGGTACACTTACGATCCCTGAAGTAAAAGCGGTGATTGAAGCAGGTAAAGCCAACTCTACGGTTCTGGCTTTTGGTGTGGTGTTTATTGTGATAGGGCTAGGGTTTAAACTTGGCGCGGTTCCATTTCACATGTGGGTGCCTGATGTTTATGATGGTGCGCCTACAGCGGTTACTCTGTTTATTGCTGCTGCGCCTAAAATTGCCGCCTTTGCAATTGTTTACCGTTTATTAGTAGATGGTATGCCAGGCCTGGTTGTGGATTGGCAGCAGTTGCTGGTTATTATGGCTATTCTATCGATGGTTGTAGGTACGGTGATTGCACTTGCTCAAACTAACTTCAAACGTCTACTCGCTTATTCAGGCATAGCGCATATAGGTTTCTTGCTTCTAGGATTTATTGCGGCTACTCCTGAAGGTTATTCAGCAGCCATGTTCTATGTGCTTGTTTATGCTATTACGAGTGTTGCAGCCTTTGGTATGATTCTCGCATTGAGTCGAAAAGGTTTGGAATTTGATCAAATTAAGGATTTCGCTGGTATGAATAAGCGTAATCCATGGTTAGCAGCTATGATGTTGATAATTATGTTCTCAATGGCGGGTGTTCCACCTTTCATTGGTTTCTATGCCAAACTGGTAGTACTTGAAGAGGTTATAGCTGCAGGCTTTACATGGTTGGCTATTATCGGTGTGATTACAGCGATTGCTGGTGCGTTCTATTACCTGCGTGTTATTAAAGTGATGTACTTTGATACTGCGGAGCAAGACACGCCACTAGCTGCATCAACTAAAGAAATGTCAGTTGCCGTTTCAGTCTATTCACTTTCACTATTGGTGCTAGGGATAATGCCCGCATGGTTAATGACCGTTGCATATAACAGCTTGTTAATGTAA
- a CDS encoding NADH-quinone oxidoreductase subunit M, whose translation MSLGYPILSTLIWLPIMVGLIVLFAGRNNPAFAKWFSLGGAILTFILSLPLYFAFDTTTSAMQFVERLSWIPQYNIEYFLGVDGLSMPLILLTTFTQILVIASAWSVIKVRVEQYMGAFMIMQGLMIGVFAALDSILFYVFWEALLIPMFIVIGVWGGPRRVYATMKFFLYTFLGSVFMLIAFLYMYFQSGSFSILDFHTMPIGMTAQILIFLAFLIAFAVKIPMFPVHTWLPDAHVEAPTAGSVVLAAIMLKMGGYGFVRFSLPITPDAAMTLDLLVIALSLIAIVYIGFIALIQSDMKKLVAYSSIAHMGFVTLGMFVVYAIVRNTGSVEGAALGMEGAMVQMISHGFISGAMFLAIGVLYDRMHTREIGAYGGVVNTMPWFTFFAVLFAMANAGLPGTSGFVGEFMVILSAFKANVWWGVLAATSLIVGAAYTLWMVKRVFFGEVANENVAKLQDLNRREFIIMSILAFAIVLLGVWPNPLLEVMHASVDNLLIQATTSKLY comes from the coding sequence ATGTCTTTAGGCTATCCAATACTTAGTACACTTATTTGGTTACCGATCATGGTTGGTTTGATTGTGCTTTTTGCTGGTCGCAACAATCCAGCATTCGCTAAGTGGTTTTCACTTGGCGGTGCCATTTTAACCTTCATATTGTCTTTGCCACTTTATTTTGCGTTTGACACTACAACTTCAGCAATGCAGTTTGTTGAGCGGTTAAGCTGGATACCACAATACAACATTGAGTATTTCTTGGGTGTTGATGGTTTATCCATGCCGCTGATTTTACTAACCACCTTTACTCAGATTTTGGTCATAGCTTCTGCTTGGTCTGTGATTAAGGTGCGTGTTGAGCAATACATGGGTGCATTCATGATCATGCAAGGTTTAATGATCGGTGTTTTCGCAGCCTTAGATTCAATTTTATTTTATGTATTTTGGGAAGCATTACTTATCCCAATGTTTATAGTTATTGGTGTTTGGGGTGGTCCACGCCGTGTTTATGCAACAATGAAATTCTTCCTGTACACTTTCCTTGGTTCTGTGTTCATGTTGATTGCATTCTTGTATATGTATTTCCAAAGCGGTAGTTTTTCAATTCTTGATTTCCATACAATGCCGATTGGAATGACTGCACAGATCTTAATCTTCTTAGCATTTTTGATTGCATTCGCCGTTAAAATTCCTATGTTTCCCGTGCATACTTGGTTGCCCGATGCTCATGTTGAAGCTCCAACGGCTGGCTCAGTTGTCCTAGCGGCAATTATGCTTAAAATGGGTGGGTATGGGTTCGTTCGCTTTAGTTTACCTATTACGCCTGATGCCGCGATGACGCTCGACCTTTTGGTTATTGCCCTGTCTTTAATCGCAATTGTTTACATAGGTTTTATAGCGTTAATACAATCTGACATGAAGAAATTGGTGGCCTATTCTTCGATTGCACACATGGGCTTTGTTACACTCGGTATGTTTGTGGTCTATGCCATTGTGCGCAATACAGGCTCCGTTGAGGGCGCGGCCCTTGGTATGGAAGGAGCCATGGTGCAAATGATTTCTCATGGATTTATCTCAGGCGCGATGTTCCTTGCAATCGGCGTGTTGTATGATCGTATGCACACTCGTGAGATAGGAGCCTACGGTGGGGTAGTTAATACCATGCCATGGTTTACGTTCTTTGCCGTTTTGTTCGCAATGGCGAATGCTGGTCTACCTGGAACCTCTGGGTTTGTAGGCGAATTTATGGTTATCCTAAGTGCCTTTAAAGCCAATGTTTGGTGGGGCGTGTTAGCGGCTACATCACTTATTGTTGGTGCAGCCTATACCCTGTGGATGGTTAAGAGAGTATTTTTTGGTGAGGTTGCTAATGAAAATGTGGCGAAGCTTCAGGATTTAAATCGTCGCGAATTTATTATAATGTCGATTTTAGCCTTTGCTATAGTGCTGCTGGGTGTATGGCCAAACCCTCTACTTGAAGTTATGCATGCCTCAGTCGACAATCTACTGATTCAAGCAACAACATCAAAACTGTATTAA
- a CDS encoding DUF2818 family protein — translation MSLEQAVWVLLFTAIVLANIPWIFGNRLFIFLSLPKQKTFIVGVIEWFVYFLIMGGLAFLLEHTAMGNIAPQEWEFYVVNLFLFMIFSFPGFIYRYNLKMYLDRREKLKVQN, via the coding sequence ATGAGTTTAGAGCAAGCTGTTTGGGTTTTATTGTTTACAGCGATAGTGCTGGCTAACATTCCTTGGATATTTGGAAATCGTTTATTTATTTTTTTATCGCTACCAAAACAAAAGACGTTTATTGTAGGTGTTATTGAGTGGTTTGTGTATTTTCTGATTATGGGTGGCCTTGCTTTTCTTTTGGAACATACTGCAATGGGGAATATTGCACCACAAGAGTGGGAGTTTTACGTTGTTAACTTATTTTTGTTTATGATCTTTTCTTTTCCAGGTTTTATCTACCGCTATAACCTTAAAATGTATTTAGATCGTCGTGAAAAACTTAAAGTTCAAAATTAA
- the nuoI gene encoding NADH-quinone oxidoreductase subunit NuoI encodes MIGFIKHQVKTFGLVELFKGLAVTGKYFFKKKITVRYPEEKTPMSPRFRGHHALRRYANGEERCIACKLCEAVCPANAITIEAQERDDGSRRTTRYDIDMFKCIYCGFCEEACPVDAIVETRVFEYDFYNRGENIMTKDKLLAFGDKHETQIAADRAADAKYR; translated from the coding sequence ATGATTGGATTTATTAAACACCAAGTAAAGACGTTTGGGCTTGTAGAGCTTTTTAAGGGCCTTGCGGTCACAGGTAAGTATTTCTTTAAAAAGAAAATAACGGTTCGTTACCCTGAAGAAAAAACCCCAATGTCCCCTCGTTTTCGTGGGCACCATGCATTGCGTCGCTATGCTAACGGTGAAGAACGTTGTATAGCTTGCAAACTGTGTGAGGCCGTTTGCCCTGCCAATGCGATAACCATCGAAGCACAAGAGCGTGATGATGGTTCTAGACGTACGACACGTTATGATATTGATATGTTTAAATGTATCTATTGTGGGTTTTGTGAAGAAGCATGCCCCGTTGATGCCATTGTTGAAACCCGTGTTTTCGAATACGATTTCTACAACCGTGGTGAAAACATAATGACAAAGGATAAACTTCTAGCCTTTGGGGATAAGCATGAGACCCAAATCGCTGCGGATCGTGCTGCCGATGCGAAATATCGCTAA
- the nuoL gene encoding NADH-quinone oxidoreductase subunit L → MSNLHLILTIIMLAPLFGAAAAGLFGRQIGRKGAHSVTIASVAVSTILSAYVFYHYIFNGAETYNAALYTWMVSDGIRFEIGFLIDRLSATMMLVVTFVSLMVHIYTIGYMEHDEDYDHDNPYYQRFFSYLSLFTFSMLSLVMANNFLQLFFGWEAVGLVSYLLIGFYMKRESAVVANLKAFLVNRVGDFGFILGIAMVFVYFGTMDYQEFFDKLAEHEHTMMSFIPGVEWSVITVMVILLFIGAMGKSAQMPLHVWLPESMEGPTPISALIHAATMVTAGIFMVARLSPAYEMSEAALQFILVVGALTAFMMGLLGIIQNDIKRVVAYSTLSQLGYMTAALGASAYAASMFHVLTHAFFKALLFLAAGSVIIAMHHIQDIRQMGGLKRHMPITYWAMLLGSLALIGFPGFAGFFSKDSILLAVGESEIAGSTFAYTLLLMGVFITAFYSFRMFFLVFHGNESDYVRSHKIHESPKVVTIPLILLAIPSVFLGLFMIQPILSGSYFADSIHVLPGQDVLASVYDKYYDGIIGFIIHGFMSLPVWLAFAGVALAWFFYMKRPDIPAWISSKCTRGNYVLENAYGFDRLNEIVFVNGSKRLGHFFWKSVDMRIIDTGMVNGTVNKVSALAKMMRESQTGYMYHYAFVMIFGLLGLLIWALW, encoded by the coding sequence ATGAGTAATTTACATCTAATTCTTACAATTATAATGCTTGCACCGCTATTTGGTGCAGCGGCAGCAGGCTTGTTTGGGCGTCAAATTGGGCGTAAAGGCGCACACAGCGTAACAATTGCAAGCGTTGCTGTTTCAACTATATTGTCTGCATATGTGTTTTATCATTATATATTTAATGGTGCTGAAACCTATAATGCAGCACTTTATACTTGGATGGTTAGTGATGGCATTCGCTTCGAAATAGGGTTTTTAATAGACAGGCTATCTGCCACCATGATGCTAGTAGTGACCTTTGTGTCCTTGATGGTTCATATCTACACCATAGGCTATATGGAACATGATGAGGATTATGATCATGATAATCCTTACTATCAGAGGTTCTTTAGTTACTTGTCGTTATTTACCTTCTCGATGTTGTCATTAGTAATGGCAAACAACTTCCTACAGTTATTTTTTGGTTGGGAAGCGGTAGGTTTAGTTTCGTATCTGTTGATTGGTTTCTATATGAAACGTGAGTCAGCAGTGGTTGCTAACCTCAAGGCCTTCTTAGTTAATCGTGTCGGTGACTTTGGTTTTATTCTTGGTATAGCAATGGTATTTGTCTATTTTGGTACCATGGATTATCAAGAGTTCTTTGATAAGCTTGCTGAGCATGAACATACCATGATGAGCTTTATTCCGGGTGTAGAGTGGTCGGTCATTACGGTTATGGTTATTTTGCTATTCATTGGTGCAATGGGTAAATCAGCTCAGATGCCATTACATGTTTGGCTTCCCGAGTCCATGGAAGGCCCGACACCGATTTCAGCTTTGATCCATGCAGCTACCATGGTTACTGCGGGTATTTTCATGGTTGCACGTTTGTCGCCTGCGTATGAAATGTCTGAAGCTGCTTTACAATTCATTTTGGTGGTTGGTGCCTTAACTGCATTTATGATGGGTTTATTGGGTATTATTCAAAATGATATTAAGCGTGTAGTGGCTTATTCAACCCTATCACAGCTTGGTTATATGACAGCAGCGTTGGGTGCTTCTGCCTATGCAGCGAGCATGTTCCATGTGTTGACACATGCATTCTTTAAAGCCTTACTGTTTTTAGCGGCAGGTTCAGTCATTATCGCTATGCATCATATTCAAGACATTCGTCAAATGGGTGGTTTGAAGAGGCACATGCCTATTACCTATTGGGCCATGCTGTTAGGCTCGCTTGCCTTAATTGGTTTCCCTGGATTTGCAGGTTTCTTTTCAAAAGATTCTATTTTACTTGCAGTCGGTGAAAGTGAGATTGCTGGATCAACCTTCGCCTACACATTATTATTAATGGGTGTATTTATAACCGCCTTCTATAGTTTCAGGATGTTCTTCTTGGTGTTCCACGGTAATGAGAGTGATTACGTAAGGTCTCACAAGATACACGAATCACCAAAAGTTGTAACTATTCCATTAATCTTGCTTGCTATTCCGTCAGTATTCTTGGGTCTGTTTATGATTCAGCCAATTCTATCGGGGAGTTATTTTGCAGATTCGATTCATGTGCTTCCTGGGCAAGATGTGTTGGCAAGCGTTTATGATAAATACTATGACGGAATTATAGGGTTTATTATCCATGGCTTTATGTCGCTTCCTGTATGGCTTGCTTTTGCTGGCGTAGCTCTAGCATGGTTTTTCTATATGAAGCGACCAGATATTCCTGCATGGATCAGTAGCAAATGTACACGAGGTAACTATGTTTTAGAAAACGCATACGGCTTTGATCGTCTAAATGAAATAGTGTTTGTTAACGGATCAAAACGTCTAGGCCACTTTTTCTGGAAATCTGTAGATATGCGAATTATTGATACGGGTATGGTTAATGGCACTGTAAACAAAGTATCCGCGCTTGCTAAGATGATGCGCGAATCACAAACCGGTTATATGTATCATTATGCGTTTGTGATGATTTTTGGTCTATTAGGTCTATTGATCTGGGCGCTTTGGTAA
- a CDS encoding IS30 family transposase, whose amino-acid sequence MNYKQLTIDERYQIQAYLKIGLSQKEIASHLEPHPSTIGREIKRNTGMRGYRPKQANQFSVERRGAALKAIKLTEAIKDKVKILIQQELSPDQVCFYLEKNDIVRLHHETIYRMVLADKKQQGTLYQHLRHLHKTHRKRYGSYDRRGRIKNAVSIDERPEIVDEKSRIGDWEGDTIIGKDRKSAIYTLVERKTLYTIIVKLMGKNASDLADRAIKVLKPMAEQIHTITYDNGLEFADHERMAKELNAKIYFAHPYSSWERGINENTNGLIRQYFPKGTDFNEVTQEQIDFVMYRLNTRPRKTREGKQPVELFLGKAVDLLAA is encoded by the coding sequence ATGAACTATAAACAGTTGACCATTGATGAACGATACCAAATACAAGCCTATTTGAAAATAGGCTTGTCACAAAAAGAAATTGCTTCGCACTTAGAACCTCACCCCTCAACCATTGGGCGCGAAATAAAGCGCAATACAGGGATGCGAGGATACCGGCCTAAGCAGGCCAATCAATTTAGTGTAGAACGAAGAGGTGCTGCCCTAAAAGCCATTAAGCTCACAGAGGCCATTAAGGACAAGGTGAAGATATTAATTCAACAGGAGCTTAGTCCAGATCAGGTCTGTTTCTACCTTGAAAAAAACGACATTGTAAGGTTGCATCATGAAACAATCTATCGCATGGTTCTGGCCGATAAAAAGCAACAAGGCACACTGTATCAACACCTTAGGCACTTACACAAAACGCATAGAAAGCGCTATGGAAGTTATGATCGACGTGGAAGAATCAAGAATGCGGTTAGCATTGACGAGCGCCCAGAGATTGTCGATGAAAAAAGCCGAATTGGCGACTGGGAAGGTGACACCATTATCGGCAAAGACCGAAAAAGCGCGATTTATACATTGGTTGAAAGAAAAACGCTCTATACAATTATCGTCAAGCTTATGGGCAAGAATGCCAGTGACCTTGCAGATAGAGCCATAAAAGTTCTCAAGCCTATGGCCGAGCAGATTCATACCATAACCTATGACAATGGTTTAGAATTTGCCGACCACGAACGTATGGCAAAAGAATTAAACGCAAAGATCTACTTTGCACACCCTTACTCATCTTGGGAAAGAGGCATAAATGAAAACACCAACGGCCTCATCCGCCAGTATTTCCCAAAGGGAACCGACTTTAATGAAGTTACCCAAGAGCAAATAGATTTTGTTATGTACCGGCTCAACACTCGCCCCCGAAAAACACGAGAAGGAAAGCAACCTGTTGAGCTGTTTTTAGGAAAAGCGGTTGATTTATTAGCGGCTTAA
- the nuoH gene encoding NADH-quinone oxidoreductase subunit NuoH, translated as MFNALQGWLSIFLWDWLAILITLVLQVVIVVLPIMITVAFLTLAERKVIGFMQLRMGPNRVGPYGILQPFADALKLIMKEFIRPKQSNLFLFIIAPVLALAPVVAAWAVIPFDEGVVVSDINVGVMYVLAVTSIVVYGVIIAGWASNSKYAFLGALRASAQKVSYEIAMGFALVTVLMVAGSMNLTEIVHGQQGGFWNWYWIPLLPMLAVYFISGLAETNRTPFDVVEGEAEIVAGFHVEYSSMGFGVFMLAEYAMMVLISFMTAIMFLGGWYSPFENIPLLDPLTSWIPGFIWLFLKVAFLLFLFLWFRATFPRYRYDQVMRLGWKVLIPLTIAWVFVVGVMHYFSIGPWFN; from the coding sequence TTTCTTATGGGATTGGTTGGCTATATTAATAACACTTGTTTTGCAGGTAGTTATTGTTGTGTTACCAATTATGATTACGGTTGCATTTTTAACACTTGCTGAGCGTAAGGTAATTGGCTTTATGCAGTTACGTATGGGACCAAATCGTGTAGGTCCATACGGAATCTTACAGCCCTTTGCTGATGCACTTAAGCTCATAATGAAAGAGTTTATACGGCCAAAACAATCTAACCTGTTTTTATTTATTATTGCCCCCGTATTAGCTCTTGCACCCGTTGTTGCAGCTTGGGCTGTTATCCCTTTTGATGAAGGGGTAGTGGTATCGGATATTAATGTAGGTGTAATGTATGTTTTGGCCGTTACGTCTATTGTTGTTTACGGTGTCATTATTGCTGGTTGGGCTTCCAATTCAAAATACGCCTTTTTAGGAGCCCTAAGGGCTTCTGCTCAGAAAGTTTCCTATGAAATTGCAATGGGTTTTGCATTGGTTACGGTTTTAATGGTTGCAGGAAGTATGAACCTAACTGAAATTGTGCATGGACAACAAGGTGGTTTTTGGAATTGGTATTGGATCCCGTTGTTACCTATGTTAGCTGTTTATTTTATTTCAGGATTAGCTGAAACCAACCGTACCCCCTTTGATGTTGTCGAAGGCGAGGCTGAAATTGTAGCTGGTTTTCATGTTGAGTATTCATCAATGGGATTTGGCGTATTTATGTTAGCTGAATATGCAATGATGGTGCTTATCTCTTTTATGACAGCTATTATGTTTCTGGGTGGCTGGTATTCGCCATTTGAAAATATACCATTACTCGATCCATTAACCTCATGGATACCTGGTTTTATATGGCTGTTCTTAAAGGTTGCTTTTCTTTTGTTTTTGTTCTTGTGGTTTAGAGCTACATTCCCTCGCTATCGTTATGATCAGGTGATGCGTCTTGGATGGAAGGTATTAATCCCCTTGACGATTGCTTGGGTATTTGTTGTCGGTGTGATGCACTACTTTAGCATTGGCCCATGGTTTAATTGA
- a CDS encoding NADH-quinone oxidoreductase subunit J gives MTFEQLVFYILAGIAVISSLMMILVNNPVKAALWLVLAFIATAGVWITAQAEFLGIVLILVYAGAVMVLFLFVVMMLDINIVKLKEGFIRYLPIGVLAALGIFALMYMVLGPNNFGLQVTGEPIQHAAGHSNTTMIGLELYTVHVYAFILSAVLLLVGIVAAIALTIRRRAPHEVKYQNIDKQVKTQARDRLEMIKMQPVREVQVTKKKEEDE, from the coding sequence ATGACTTTTGAACAACTTGTTTTTTATATTTTAGCGGGCATAGCTGTAATATCATCACTGATGATGATTTTAGTAAATAACCCTGTAAAAGCGGCACTTTGGCTGGTATTAGCTTTTATCGCTACCGCAGGGGTTTGGATTACAGCACAAGCTGAATTTTTAGGTATAGTGCTTATCCTAGTCTATGCAGGTGCGGTTATGGTGCTCTTTTTGTTTGTGGTAATGATGTTGGACATCAACATTGTTAAGCTTAAAGAAGGTTTTATTCGGTATTTACCTATCGGTGTATTAGCCGCACTCGGCATTTTTGCTTTGATGTATATGGTACTAGGCCCAAATAATTTTGGTTTGCAAGTGACTGGGGAGCCAATTCAACATGCCGCAGGTCATAGCAATACAACCATGATTGGCCTGGAGCTTTATACTGTTCATGTTTATGCATTTATATTATCCGCCGTATTGTTGTTGGTTGGGATTGTTGCTGCAATTGCGCTGACTATTCGTCGTCGTGCTCCCCATGAAGTTAAATACCAGAACATTGACAAACAGGTTAAAACCCAAGCACGTGATCGTTTAGAGATGATTAAGATGCAGCCAGTTAGAGAAGTTCAAGTTACTAAGAAAAAAGAGGAAGATGAATAA
- the nuoK gene encoding NADH-quinone oxidoreductase subunit NuoK: protein MVALSDYLIFSAILFTLSMAGIFLNRKNVIILLMSIELMLLAVNTNLVAFSYFLNDITGQIFVFFILTVAAAEAAIGLAIIVLVFRNRKSINVDDLGSLKG from the coding sequence ATGGTTGCACTGTCAGATTATTTAATTTTTAGTGCGATACTCTTCACCTTGAGTATGGCTGGTATTTTCCTTAATCGTAAAAACGTCATTATTTTATTGATGTCGATTGAACTTATGTTGCTTGCAGTAAATACCAACTTGGTAGCGTTTTCTTACTTTTTGAATGATATAACTGGTCAGATATTTGTTTTCTTTATTCTGACTGTTGCAGCAGCTGAGGCAGCGATTGGCTTGGCCATTATCGTTCTTGTATTTCGAAATCGTAAGAGCATCAATGTTGATGATCTTGGCTCATTAAAAGGGTAA